Within Camarhynchus parvulus unplaced genomic scaffold, STF_HiC, whole genome shotgun sequence, the genomic segment GATTTTCAGCTTGCTTTTGCTGGTGAAGTACTTGTGGCAGttggggcactgcaggctggggtCAGGGAAGTGCAGGTGGAGGTGCTCTACCAGGTGGGTCCGCTTTTTGAAGCACCGCTTGCATTCGGGGCACATGTGTGTTTTGTAGAGATACTCGGAGCCTTCTGCAACATCTCCTGGGGGAACAAAGGAGGGGGAGCAGTTAATAGGGGAAAGATGGAGAGCACAGGCAGATGTTCTGTCCCTGATCCAGTTGTGCCAGGATGAGGGTTTATACACACGTGCAGTCACACAGCCACCTCCTACTCAGACAGACTGTTCCCACCCCAAGCCAGCAGCACACTTCAGGTGAGTTCTTTCCAACTGAACACCGCCAAAGCACAGCCTACATCAGGCCTGCCCATGTGCCCCTGGTCCCCAAAGCTAGGCAGATCTTTGCCTAAACCTGGAGCATGTGTGAGCAGGAAAAGAGACATATTTGCTTGGGCAGAGGTTGGGGGAACAAGTGCACTGGTACATGCAGGAGATGTGAGGTCACCCACCAACCTGGGCCACATTTCCCTGCCAGACCTGAGGAGGGGTGCTTGTTCACAaagcctgagcagctcctggtaaGGTCCTGCATCCTACCTTTGaagtgctgtgcctgtggcacTCCAACTTTTTCGGGAACTGCCTTCCCATCCTCTTTGGCCTCGGCTTCGCAGAGGCTCTCGCCATCCTCCTCTGGTGACTCATCCCCACTGCTGTCCGAgtcctcttctccagctgatGCTTTCTGTCCCTTCAAGGAGCTGTCCCCAGTACCTGCAGGCTTTGCTGGCCTggcttctgctgtgctggctttcCAGCCAGGGTGGCAATCAcctggctcctcctgcccttctgATGCTGCTTCAGTGGGGAAAGACAAGAGATCATCATGTTCCACGCAAGAGGAAGCCACCctcacacacccacacacatgCAGAAAAACCACCTGGCTAAGATGGAGGGCACAaactgtgctgcagggaggcacAAACACAGGGTTCCCAGCCCACCAGCCTCACTCCCCACTCCTCCAGCTGTAACTGGGatgcacagacacagccagcCTCTGCAGCACTCACAGGCCCCAGCCCCCCACCCCACCATACCCAATGGCAGGATGCAGCACTTGTCAAGGCTGTGGGGGTCACCTGTTGTGGGCATCTCTGAAGGGGACTCTGTGGTGTGACCCTTCCTGTGCTGCCAGAAGAGCTTGGCATTGGCTGTGATGAAGTCGCAGTGGGTGCAGTGGAAGGGGAAGTGTGTCCGGTGGTGCTGCTCCATGGCTGGGCGGCTGGGGAAGAGCAGCGGGCAGGCACGGCAGGCGCAGGACACGGGGGAGGCCCCATGCAGGTGGCGCAAGTGAGCGCGCAGTTCCTTGCGGTCCTCTGTGGTGAAGGGGCAGCCCCGCTCGGGACACGGCAGGGCTCCCGACGGGGCACGGTGGGTCTTGAAGTGCTCCTTGAGTTGGCCAGGCTGCAAAAACGCCTCCTGGCAGACGGGGCACAGCAGGCACTcgggagcagagccctcctgtgtgctggctctgggcagctctgagcagctgggatCACTCTGGCTCTCACTGGCAGAAGCCAACAGTGCCCTTGGGAATTCCAGGTGCTCTTGGGGGGGCAGCATCAGGCACgggtgctgggacagcagggaggcCTCTGAGAAGCTCTGGCCACACCTCTCACAGAAGTACAGCTCCACCACTTTGACCAGAACCTCTGCAGAGAGCAAGGGATGAGCGTTAGAAGGCGCTTTTTCCAGGCCCAGAGCTTGGGACTGGTGGTTCAGTTCCAGCTCTGGACAAGGAGAACATATCCCTCTTGCCACAAATTACATTTTGGGAACCACATCCCCCATAAGAGGGTAAATACCACCACCCAGGTGGCCAAGACAACCAGTTCTGTCCCTTTGCACCTTTGAAGCACGCAGAGATGATAGGCTGGCTTGGCCCCATTCCTGTTAGGATGTCCAGTGCCCACACTGGACCCACGTGGGAAGCATGCTGGCGGGCAGCAGTTCAGGTGGGGATCTCTGCCTGGTCCCTACTGACAGCCTACAGCGACCCCCTCACGCAGCATGCAGCTGCCACAGTCACTCTCCCCATCCACACACCCAGCTGGTGCCAGGTCTGTGCTCAATGGTGGCACCAGACTCATTATGCAGGGTCAGAGATCTGagggcacctgggacagggaccctgGGCAGACCTCTCTAGCTCTGCTGACTGCAGTGGGGCCCATTCTGCACTCCCTGCACCCCATACCTGTGGCACTGGCCACGTTGCTCAGTGTCACATTGCCAGCCACTGCCTCGATGAATATTTCCACATTGCTTCCTTCAGCGtgagccccttccccaggcaTCGatgcctctgccagcagcaagtCCTGGCTGGCAGCCAGCGGGGGTGTCCCGGCGAGACCAGCGCTGGCCACACCAGGGCTTCCCACGGCTCCCACCTCTCCCggtgtgggcaggagcagctccgaGCACAGGGtctccatctccctgctggcaccagtcACTGCTGCGCTCATTGCCACCGGGCACTGCCTTGGCGCCGGGCTGGATGACCTCTCAACCTGAAACAGAAGCACTTCAAatcagggacatcccagggcccaagaggattttggggagtaGCCAGTCTCGAGGCAGGGTATTTCAATGCTGGCTCCTTTCTGCTGTGCTCCAAGCAGGCTGCTGGCAAGCCCTCTGTCACGGGGTAGACAAGAGCGCAAGGACACCTGTACGTTCTCCCCGAGCCCAACATCCAGGGCTTGCTCCCTGGCTCCAGCTAGGCCGGCCCCCGAGCCCACTCTCAGAGccatgcccagcctgcagccagcaggtgCCCCCCGAGTCCCGCCGGGCCAGGCTCCCCCCATCCCCTCGCCTTTCaccccgggctgtccccggcacccccagcccctcaccccaGGCTGTTCCCGGCCCTCCCAGCCCCGCACTCCTCACGCCGAGCTGTCCGCAGGCGTCCCCAGCCTCTGGCCCCTTACCCGGGGCTGTCACCGAAGTGCCCTCAgcccgggctgtccccgccgccccgggcccCCCTGCCCCGGCACATCTCGGTGGTGGTGCCGGCCGGCGGAGCGCCGCCCTTTGTGCCTGTCGCGCAGCCGctctgcccggcccggccggccccgctcTATGGTGCGGCCGGAAGCGGCGCGGGCGGGAGCGGAAGCGGCAGCGGCGCGGTGCAGGTGAGCGATGGCGGCACCGGCTGCAGCGGGGGCAGGAGCGGCGGGGAATCCTCCGCGGAGTCGCCGCGGCCGGGCCTCTGCTGCGGGGAAGGCCGGTGTGGATCCGGTCTTTTGCAGGGGAGGGTGGGGCTCTTGCGGGGGGCCTGCGGGACCCTGCCCAAGGGACGCTGTGCCCGGCTAAGGAGGAAGGTCACACCTTATTCTAGTGGAGGTGGGATTCTGTACCTGAGAGAGCAGAGCGTGTCTGTGTGTCTGGCGGGGAAGGCTCCCCCTCGATCCCAGCACATGGCAGGCCTGCGGAGGGAGGTGGGGAAGCTTCAGGCCCCCGCAGCATGCGGCTATAACCTAGACATGGAGGTGTGCCTTCTGCCACCGTCGTGTCCCCGTTCTCAGCAGCTAAGACCCGGCTCTTGTCTCAGCCTGGGGATGTGCTTCAGCTTTTTCAAACGATAAACCTTAAATAATTGCAGTGCTCATATGATTTCTGGatgttcaaataaaaaaatcttgtaaaaCTCTGGCCTTGTTGTCTTGACTGAAGAAGCTACAGATGCTCCTGTGCTTCTTCAAGAGCCTCCTGGCCCCCTCCTGCTTGGCTCACCCAGTGgcctgcagagagggagaaggttcctgcagccagcaggaacACTTGGTAATAAGCACAGATATGGGAAATCCAAAAGTGCCAGGCACCCCTTCACCTTGAGGCCTGGCCATGATAAAGGGCAGGGAATTGTGGGTGATCTGTTGTGTTCCTTGCTACCATTCAGTCTTTCCTCACAGGTTTTTTGCTGGAGTGCAGAAACAATGCTGTGGAAAGGAGCTGCCTAACCTCCCACAATGCCCCTTTCTGACTTTGTCTTAGCACTGAAGGACAACCCATATTTCGGGGCTGGGTTTGGCCTCGTCGGGGTGGGCACATTCCTGGCAGCAGCCCGTAAGGGGGCCCAGTTTGGGCTGGTGGCTTTCAGGCGTCACTATATGATCACCTTGGAAGTGCCCAGCAAGGATAAGAGCTACCAATGGCTGCTGAACTGGGTCTCCCACCACGCCAAGCACACGCAGCACCTCAGTGTTGAGACATCATACCTGCAGCATGAAAGCGGGCGTGTCAGCACCAAGTTCGACTTTATCCCCAGCCTCGGGAATCATTTCATCTGGTAAGGGAGGGTAGGGGAAAGCAGTCTGGGGATTGAGCCTCACTTTTGCTAGTTGGGGGCCCTGTAGAGGCAGTGGAGAGGGTCCTTGCTGTCTGGGTCTGGGTTAGGGCAGGAGATGAAGAGTAGCAAGAGCAGCCTGTACTCAGCAgtgtgaaattatttccttacaTGAGATGAGTGTTCTTGGTGCATGAGCCAGGTGAGGCGCAGCTGAGTGGCGCTGGATCACTGTACACCCACCTGTCTCCCTGCCCCAGGTACCGCAGGAAGTGGATTCGCATCGAGCGCAGCCGGGAGACGCAGATGCTTGACCTGAACACAGGGACCCCCTGGGAGTCCGTCACCTTCACTGCACTGGGCACTGACCGGGAGATCTTCTTCAACATCCTTCAGGAAGGTCTGTAGGGGAGCTGTGTGGGGtcctgctgggaacagcctACTCCCTGGAGATGCCCAGGGCTTCACGGGAGATgctgttccctggcagctgtcccctgtgcctctctctgcagcccGGGAGCTGgcgctgcagcagcaggaggggaagaCCATCATGTACACGGCCGTGGGAGCAGAGTGGCGCCAGTTCGGCttcccccgccgccgccggcccctCAGCTCCGTGGTGCTGGAGGAAGGCGTGTCAGAGAGGCTGATTCAGGACGTGAAGGAGTTCATCAACAACTCCAAGTGGTACAATGAAAGAGGCAAGGCTCTGGTGTGGTGTGCTCTGCATGGGGTGGGGCAGGATGTTCATGGTCCTCTCTGGAACTGGCCGTGGAGAgatttttccctgctgcttaCCTTCCCCAGGTGTATCCTCTTTGCGTGTTcagcacagcaccacagctgggagggagggagcacagagcaATCCAGGTGGTTACCCTAAAAGAACACTGTTTTCTTAGGGATTCCCTACCGAAGAGGCTACCTGCTTTATGGTCCTCCTGGatgtgggaaaagcagcttcaTGTGAGTATtgtcagctccctgctctgagccacaGCAGTCTTGGATGAGAGGGTGTGGATGAGTTTGGGTTTGGAAtactggagcaggctgtgccttATGTGTGGTGCCTATTGTAAGCATTTGCATTACTGGCACTGTGACAGGTGAGGGTGACAAGCCTTTTGTGCCCTTGCTTTGCACAGTGCTGCATGGTATGGGTGGGCTGAACAGGGGCTTCTGCCCACCCCTTAGATCTGATCCTTGCTGGGAAGGGACTCCTCTGCCCTCTTCCTTACTGCTAAGGggagaaatgtgatttttccttGACTTTGGGCTTTCCCACTGTGATTCATCCTTGTGGTTTGTGTcctttccagcacagccctggctggggaacTGGAGTACAGTATCTGCCTGCTGAGCCTCAGTGACCACAGCCTCTCTGATGACCGGCTCAATCACCTCCTGAGTGTAGCACCGCAGCAGAGCATCATCCTGCTGGAGGATGTGGATGCTGCCTTCGTCAGCCGGGACCTTGCTGCTGAGAGTGAGCACTGCCCCTGTTCCTGTGCtagcagcaggagggaggttCTGTGGCTGTACCTGAAAAAATGTTTGGACTCTGGGCTGCTCAACTGCTCCAGCAGAAACCAGGAGTGGGGGAGTCTCTCAGGGCTCAAACTGGAACTCGTCCAGTTTTGGCTAGGCTGTAAAAGGGAATTTGGATCCTTTATCCTCAGTCAAAGgtccttctcttccccagctACTTGCAGGATGAGGGAGAAGGTgactttccttctctttttctttgtgttcccATGGGTGTGTGTGGGCAGGGGAGGTGAAtgtgctgccagccagccagAGGGTCAGCCTCCAAGCAAGGAGTGAGTGGGGAGCTTGGCATAAGCCTCAGGTGATAGGAAGGTGGCCCTGAGCCTGTGCAGGGTTAGTGGCCAACAGCTACAATGTCAGACACCTCTGTTGGCAGACCCAGCTGTGTACCAAGGCATGGGGCGCCTGACCTTCAGTGGTCTCCTCAATGCGCTGGACGGTGTGGCCTCCACAGAAGCCAGGATTGTCTTCATGACCACCAACTACGTGGACAGGTCAGAGCTGCCCCCGGGAGGGAGCGGGGTGGGTAGCACAGGAAAACCTTGCTCCCTTTTGCTGGGCTTTATTTATTGAATCCTCCAGCATGAAGAGTGGGGGTTCAGATTTCCCACATCCTCCCTTGGGATGCAAATCCTTTGACTGCTGATCAGGATCCCTTTTGCTGGAGCCTCAGATGCCTACTTGGTGTTTAGAACATGGTTGTGTCCTTCAGGAGTGGTACCACCTTCCTGCCTGTGGGGAGCTGCAAGTTTTGAGGTTGTGAGTGAAAAGCTGGCTTGATGTGCAGCCCACTGGGTTGGTGGGATGCAGCCTGGGCTCACCGTGCCTggacagctgctgtgctgtggcaggcTTGATTCACTACAGACCGAGCCGGCCTAGGGGTTTGTTCGGAGGTTGCTTATGGGACAGAGATGGGCAGAGCTGTTTCCCAGGACATTCTTTTCATCCTTTGGAGTCAGTCCTTCCTCAGCTCTCTCCTTACTTTTTGGGTTGATTTCTCCCCTCAATTTCCCCAGGGATGAAGCTGTTTGCCCCCTTCACTATTTCACAGTGCGTGGCACTTTGCAGAAAGGACAGGGGCTGTGCTAGTGTGGATAGGGGCTTCCTGCAGAACCCACCTAAATAGATGCTTTGATCAGGTTTTCCAGTGCCACCCTTTGTCTCTTGCCAGGCTGGACCCAGCCCTGGTGCGTCCTGGCCGTGTGGATCTGAAGCAGTACGTGGGCCATTGCTCCCGCTGGCAGCTCGCCCGCATGTTCCAGCGCTTCTACCCCGAGCAGCCCCCGGCTGCAGCCCAGCGCTTCGCGGAGCAGGCGCTGGCAGTCTCCAAACAGATCAGCGCTGCCCAGGTGCAAGGCCACTTCATGCTTTACAAGACAGACCCTGAAGGAGCCACTTCAAACATAAGCTCCAGCTTGCTGTGACCAGGGGCCAGCTTTCCCTTGTGACACTGAGATGACTGGACAAAGATTCGACGATCATGCCATGAAGCTGCCCACCTGCACAGGCCAGGTCTCTGTTCACCTCTACCTCTCCTACGCCTTGGTTTTGGAGAGTCAGAGCTGCCAGCCTCACAGCAAGGGAGGGAATCTGGCTCTTGCTGCTCCCCAGACTTGGGTGCTactgcaccagccctgctcaccagTGTGTGCCTCATGTTGGGATTGCTGTAAGCTACCAAGGCCCCTGGTGTGAATCCCCTTCATTGTGGGTCAGCCTGGAGGTGCCGCAGAAGGGCACTTCCTTTGGTCAGGACACTGGGGTTCTACACTGCTAAAagtgtctggttttttttaaaggacagtGGTCTCACTGGTCTGTGAATATCCTCTGTGAAGTGCACAACACAACTCTTGTCTCTCTGGTTCATTTTCCTGTTAGTTGTCCCTCTATCCAGCTGCTGGTCCTGACCAGGGCCTGGAAAGGCCAGTACTGCAAATCCAGAGTGTTTCTGAGAAAAAGCAGCTCCTAAGAGACAACTCATTGTCCCTCAGACTCCAGGCTGGTGCCACTGGTCCTGCTGAGTTATGATGCCAAGCCACAGATCTACTTGGATATTGTTCCTAGATGGGCAGGACTGTCCTTCCCACCAAAGGAGATGTGGGGCCCTGGAGCTGTATGAGGGCAAATGAGAGGCCTTGGCCAGTTACTGCTTATCTTCCCAAGGGCTCTCCCCTTCCGGTCTCTTTTTCACAATCCTGAAAGTAGTTTCCTCAGAGCCAGTCCTATGTTAATGTGGTCAATTTTGGGGGTTGCATCACCTTGCTTGGGCTGGGGGAATGGATTTCAAGCCAAACCCAAATTATAGGTCACTGCTTAGCCCTCCTCTTGCCTCTGCCCTGTGGGACCAAGAGCACAGGGCAATACACAGAAGCACAGTCAATTGGCACCTGGATGGATTTTGGTGCAAATAGGCACTGCTTTAATGCAACCCCAGACTTCCACAATGTTTCTGCAAGTGAAGGAGCAGGATACTGCTGACTGGCGTCTCAAACCCTGAGTTTGGCCATCTTTCAGAGGCTGGCTGCTTGGATCCAAAGCCTCTTCCCTTAAACTGGGGGTCAAAACTGGCCAGTGAGTGACTGGCAAATGTCCCACAGCAGTCTGGGAGGATGGGGAGTGTTTGTGGGGGAGCCAGAGGGACCCCATGCCACCACACGCAACATCTCTCGCTGCTTGCTTTTAATAGTGTTAATGCTACAGATGCTGCCAGTGCCTTTCTGCCTGGCCTGAGGGCTTTTGCCAGTTAAGCCTCACAACAGCCTTGTG encodes:
- the LOC115916569 gene encoding mitochondrial chaperone BCS1 → MPLSDFVLALKDNPYFGAGFGLVGVGTFLAAARKGAQFGLVAFRRHYMITLEVPSKDKSYQWLLNWVSHHAKHTQHLSVETSYLQHESGRVSTKFDFIPSLGNHFIWYRRKWIRIERSRETQMLDLNTGTPWESVTFTALGTDREIFFNILQEARELALQQQEGKTIMYTAVGAEWRQFGFPRRRRPLSSVVLEEGVSERLIQDVKEFINNSKWYNERGIPYRRGYLLYGPPGCGKSSFITALAGELEYSICLLSLSDHSLSDDRLNHLLSVAPQQSIILLEDVDAAFVSRDLAAENPAVYQGMGRLTFSGLLNALDGVASTEARIVFMTTNYVDRLDPALVRPGRVDLKQYVGHCSRWQLARMFQRFYPEQPPAAAQRFAEQALAVSKQISAAQVQGHFMLYKTDPEGATSNISSSLL